In a genomic window of Muntiacus reevesi chromosome 1, mMunRee1.1, whole genome shotgun sequence:
- the HNRNPH1 gene encoding heterogeneous nuclear ribonucleoprotein H isoform X8: protein MMLGTEGGEGFVVKVRGLPWSCSADEVQRFFSDCKIQNGAQGIRFIYTREGRPSGEAFVELESEDEVKLALKKDRETMGHRYVEVFKSNNVEMDWVLKHTGPNSPDTANDGFVRLRGLPFGCSKEEIVQFFSGLEIVPNGITLPVDFQGRSTGEAFVQFASQEIAEKALKKHKERIGHRYIEIFKSSRAEVRTHYDPPRKLMAMQRPGPYDRPGAGRGYNSIGRGAGFERMRRGAYGGGYGGYDDYNGYNDGYGFGSDRFGRDLNYCFSGMSDHRYGDGGSTFQSTTGHCVHMRGLPYRATENDIYNFFSPLNPVRVHIEIGPDGRVTGEADVEFATHEDAVAAMSKDKANMQHRYVELFLNSTAGASGGAYGSQMMGGMGLSNQSSYGGPASQQLSGGYGGGYGGQSSMSGYDQVLQENSSDFQSNIA, encoded by the exons ATGATGTTGGGCACCGAAGGCGGTGAGGGGTTCGTGGTGAAGGTCCGGGGCTTGCCTTGGTCTTGCTCTGCAGACGAAGTGCAGCGGTTTTTTTCTG ACTGCAAAATTCAAAATGGGGCTCAAGGTATTCGTTTCATCTACACCAGAGAAGGCAGACCGAGTGGCGAGGCTTTTGTTGAACTTGAATCAGAAGATGAAGTCAAATTGGCCctgaaaaaagacagagaaactatGGGACACAGATATGTTGAAG TATTCAAGTCAAACAACGTTGAAATGGATTGGGTGTTGAAGCATACTGGTCCAAATAGTCCTGACACGGCCAATGATGGCTTTGTACGGCTTAGAGGACTCCCCTTTGGATGTAGCAAGGAAGAAATTGTTCAGTTCTTCTCAG GGTTGGAAATCGTGCCAAATGGGATAACATTGCCGGTGGACTTCCAGGGGAGGAGTACGGGGGAGGCCTTCGTGCAGTTTGCTTCACAGGAAATAGCTGAAAAGGCTCTAAAGAAACACAAGGAAAGAATAGGGCACAG GTATATCGAAATCTTTAAGAGCAGTCGAGCTGAAGTTAGAACTCACTATGATCCACCACGAAAACTTATGGCCATGCAGCGACCAGGTCCCTATGACAgacctggggctggcagagggtATAACAGCATTGGAAGAGGAGCTGGCTTTGAAAGGATGAGGCGTGGTGCTTATGGTGGAG GTTATGGAGGCTATGATGATTATAATGGCTATAATGATGGCTATGGATTTGGGTCAGATAGATTTGGAAGAG ACCTCAATTACTGTTTTTCAGGAATGTCAGATCACAGATACGGGGATGGTGGCTCTACTTTCCAGAGCACAACAGGACACTGTGTACACATGCGGGGATTACCTTACAGAGCTACTGAGAATGACATTTATAAT TTTTTTTCACCACTCAACCCTGTGAGAGTACATATTGAAATTGGTCCTGATGGCAGAGTAACTGGTGAAGCAGATGTCGAGTTTGCAACTCATGAAGATGCTGTGGCAGCTATGTCAAAAGACAAAGCAAATATGC AACACAGATATGTAGAACTCTTCTTGAATTCTACAGCAGGAGCAAGCGGTGGTGCTTATGGTAGCCAAATGATGGGAGGCATGGGCTTGT CAAACCAATCCAGTTATGGTGGCCCGGCCAGCCAGCAGCTGAGTGGTGGTTATGGAGGCGGCTATGGTGGCCAGAGCAGCATGAGTGGATATG ACCAAGTTTTACAGGAAAACTCCAGTGATTTTCAATCAAACATTGCATag
- the HNRNPH1 gene encoding heterogeneous nuclear ribonucleoprotein H isoform X1 — translation MMLGTEGGEGFVVKVRGLPWSCSADEVQRFFSDCKIQNGAQGIRFIYTREGRPSGEAFVELESEDEVKLALKKDRETMGHRYVEVFKSNNVEMDWVLKHTGPNSPDTANDGFVRLRGLPFGCSKEEIVQFFSGLEIVPNGITLPVDFQGRSTGEAFVQFASQEIAEKALKKHKERIGHRYIEIFKSSRAEVRTHYDPPRKLMAMQRPGPYDRPGAGRGYNSIGRGAGFERMRRGAYGGGYGGYDDYNGYNDGYGFGSDRFGRDLNYCFSGMSDHRYGDGGSTFQSTTGHCVHMRGLPYRATENDIYNFFSPLNPVRVHIEIGPDGRVTGEADVEFATHEDAVAAMSKDKANMQHRYVELFLNSTAGASGGAYEHRYVELFLNSTAGASGGAYGSQMMGGMGLSNQSSYGGPASQQLSGGYGGGYGGQSSMSGYGSQGAVNSSYYSSGSRTSVGVNGMGGMSGMSSMSGGWGM, via the exons ATGATGTTGGGCACCGAAGGCGGTGAGGGGTTCGTGGTGAAGGTCCGGGGCTTGCCTTGGTCTTGCTCTGCAGACGAAGTGCAGCGGTTTTTTTCTG ACTGCAAAATTCAAAATGGGGCTCAAGGTATTCGTTTCATCTACACCAGAGAAGGCAGACCGAGTGGCGAGGCTTTTGTTGAACTTGAATCAGAAGATGAAGTCAAATTGGCCctgaaaaaagacagagaaactatGGGACACAGATATGTTGAAG TATTCAAGTCAAACAACGTTGAAATGGATTGGGTGTTGAAGCATACTGGTCCAAATAGTCCTGACACGGCCAATGATGGCTTTGTACGGCTTAGAGGACTCCCCTTTGGATGTAGCAAGGAAGAAATTGTTCAGTTCTTCTCAG GGTTGGAAATCGTGCCAAATGGGATAACATTGCCGGTGGACTTCCAGGGGAGGAGTACGGGGGAGGCCTTCGTGCAGTTTGCTTCACAGGAAATAGCTGAAAAGGCTCTAAAGAAACACAAGGAAAGAATAGGGCACAG GTATATCGAAATCTTTAAGAGCAGTCGAGCTGAAGTTAGAACTCACTATGATCCACCACGAAAACTTATGGCCATGCAGCGACCAGGTCCCTATGACAgacctggggctggcagagggtATAACAGCATTGGAAGAGGAGCTGGCTTTGAAAGGATGAGGCGTGGTGCTTATGGTGGAG GTTATGGAGGCTATGATGATTATAATGGCTATAATGATGGCTATGGATTTGGGTCAGATAGATTTGGAAGAG ACCTCAATTACTGTTTTTCAGGAATGTCAGATCACAGATACGGGGATGGTGGCTCTACTTTCCAGAGCACAACAGGACACTGTGTACACATGCGGGGATTACCTTACAGAGCTACTGAGAATGACATTTATAAT TTTTTTTCACCACTCAACCCTGTGAGAGTACATATTGAAATTGGTCCTGATGGCAGAGTAACTGGTGAAGCAGATGTCGAGTTTGCAACTCATGAAGATGCTGTGGCAGCTATGTCAAAAGACAAAGCAAATATGC aaCACAGATATGTAGAACTCTTCTTGAATTCTACAGCAGGAGCAAGCGGTGGTGCTTACG AACACAGATATGTAGAACTCTTCTTGAATTCTACAGCAGGAGCAAGCGGTGGTGCTTATGGTAGCCAAATGATGGGAGGCATGGGCTTGT CAAACCAATCCAGTTATGGTGGCCCGGCCAGCCAGCAGCTGAGTGGTGGTTATGGAGGCGGCTATGGTGGCCAGAGCAGCATGAGTGGATATG GCAGCCAAGGAGCAGTGAACAGCAGCTACTACAGTAGCGGGAGCCGAACGTCTGTGGGCGTGAACGGAATGGGAGGGATGTCTGGCATGTCCAGTATGAGTGGTGGATGGGGGATGTGA
- the HNRNPH1 gene encoding heterogeneous nuclear ribonucleoprotein H isoform X2: MMLGTEGGEGFVVKVRGLPWSCSADEVQRFFSDCKIQNGAQGIRFIYTREGRPSGEAFVELESEDEVKLALKKDRETMGHRYVEVFKSNNVEMDWVLKHTGPNSPDTANDGFVRLRGLPFGCSKEEIVQFFSGLEIVPNGITLPVDFQGRSTGEAFVQFASQEIAEKALKKHKERIGHRYIEIFKSSRAEVRTHYDPPRKLMAMQRPGPYDRPGAGRGYNSIGRGAGFERMRRGAYGGGYGGYDDYNGYNDGYGFGSDRFGRDLNYCFSGMSDHRYGDGGSTFQSTTGHCVHMRGLPYRATENDIYNFFSPLNPVRVHIEIGPDGRVTGEADVEFATHEDAVAAMSKDKANMQHRYVELFLNSTAGASGGAYEHRYVELFLNSTAGASGGAYANQSSYGGPASQQLSGGYGGGYGGQSSMSGYGSQGAVNSSYYSSGSRTSVGVNGMGGMSGMSSMSGGWGM; encoded by the exons ATGATGTTGGGCACCGAAGGCGGTGAGGGGTTCGTGGTGAAGGTCCGGGGCTTGCCTTGGTCTTGCTCTGCAGACGAAGTGCAGCGGTTTTTTTCTG ACTGCAAAATTCAAAATGGGGCTCAAGGTATTCGTTTCATCTACACCAGAGAAGGCAGACCGAGTGGCGAGGCTTTTGTTGAACTTGAATCAGAAGATGAAGTCAAATTGGCCctgaaaaaagacagagaaactatGGGACACAGATATGTTGAAG TATTCAAGTCAAACAACGTTGAAATGGATTGGGTGTTGAAGCATACTGGTCCAAATAGTCCTGACACGGCCAATGATGGCTTTGTACGGCTTAGAGGACTCCCCTTTGGATGTAGCAAGGAAGAAATTGTTCAGTTCTTCTCAG GGTTGGAAATCGTGCCAAATGGGATAACATTGCCGGTGGACTTCCAGGGGAGGAGTACGGGGGAGGCCTTCGTGCAGTTTGCTTCACAGGAAATAGCTGAAAAGGCTCTAAAGAAACACAAGGAAAGAATAGGGCACAG GTATATCGAAATCTTTAAGAGCAGTCGAGCTGAAGTTAGAACTCACTATGATCCACCACGAAAACTTATGGCCATGCAGCGACCAGGTCCCTATGACAgacctggggctggcagagggtATAACAGCATTGGAAGAGGAGCTGGCTTTGAAAGGATGAGGCGTGGTGCTTATGGTGGAG GTTATGGAGGCTATGATGATTATAATGGCTATAATGATGGCTATGGATTTGGGTCAGATAGATTTGGAAGAG ACCTCAATTACTGTTTTTCAGGAATGTCAGATCACAGATACGGGGATGGTGGCTCTACTTTCCAGAGCACAACAGGACACTGTGTACACATGCGGGGATTACCTTACAGAGCTACTGAGAATGACATTTATAAT TTTTTTTCACCACTCAACCCTGTGAGAGTACATATTGAAATTGGTCCTGATGGCAGAGTAACTGGTGAAGCAGATGTCGAGTTTGCAACTCATGAAGATGCTGTGGCAGCTATGTCAAAAGACAAAGCAAATATGC aaCACAGATATGTAGAACTCTTCTTGAATTCTACAGCAGGAGCAAGCGGTGGTGCTTACG AACACAGATATGTAGAACTCTTCTTGAATTCTACAGCAGGAGCAAGCGGTGGTGCTTATG CAAACCAATCCAGTTATGGTGGCCCGGCCAGCCAGCAGCTGAGTGGTGGTTATGGAGGCGGCTATGGTGGCCAGAGCAGCATGAGTGGATATG GCAGCCAAGGAGCAGTGAACAGCAGCTACTACAGTAGCGGGAGCCGAACGTCTGTGGGCGTGAACGGAATGGGAGGGATGTCTGGCATGTCCAGTATGAGTGGTGGATGGGGGATGTGA
- the HNRNPH1 gene encoding heterogeneous nuclear ribonucleoprotein H isoform X6 — protein MMLGTEGGEGFVVKVRGLPWSCSADEVQRFFSDCKIQNGAQGIRFIYTREGRPSGEAFVELESEDEVKLALKKDRETMGHRYVEVFKSNNVEMDWVLKHTGPNSPDTANDGFVRLRGLPFGCSKEEIVQFFSGLEIVPNGITLPVDFQGRSTGEAFVQFASQEIAEKALKKHKERIGHRYIEIFKSSRAEVRTHYDPPRKLMAMQRPGPYDRPGAGRGYNSIGRGAGFERMRRGAYGGGYGGYDDYNGYNDGYGFGSDRFGRDLNYCFSGMSDHRYGDGGSTFQSTTGHCVHMRGLPYRATENDIYNFFSPLNPVRVHIEIGPDGRVTGEADVEFATHEDAVAAMSKDKANMQHRYVELFLNSTAGASGGAYANQSSYGGPASQQLSGGYGGGYGGQSSMSGYGSQGAVNSSYYSSGSRTSVGVNGMGGMSGMSSMSGGWGM, from the exons ATGATGTTGGGCACCGAAGGCGGTGAGGGGTTCGTGGTGAAGGTCCGGGGCTTGCCTTGGTCTTGCTCTGCAGACGAAGTGCAGCGGTTTTTTTCTG ACTGCAAAATTCAAAATGGGGCTCAAGGTATTCGTTTCATCTACACCAGAGAAGGCAGACCGAGTGGCGAGGCTTTTGTTGAACTTGAATCAGAAGATGAAGTCAAATTGGCCctgaaaaaagacagagaaactatGGGACACAGATATGTTGAAG TATTCAAGTCAAACAACGTTGAAATGGATTGGGTGTTGAAGCATACTGGTCCAAATAGTCCTGACACGGCCAATGATGGCTTTGTACGGCTTAGAGGACTCCCCTTTGGATGTAGCAAGGAAGAAATTGTTCAGTTCTTCTCAG GGTTGGAAATCGTGCCAAATGGGATAACATTGCCGGTGGACTTCCAGGGGAGGAGTACGGGGGAGGCCTTCGTGCAGTTTGCTTCACAGGAAATAGCTGAAAAGGCTCTAAAGAAACACAAGGAAAGAATAGGGCACAG GTATATCGAAATCTTTAAGAGCAGTCGAGCTGAAGTTAGAACTCACTATGATCCACCACGAAAACTTATGGCCATGCAGCGACCAGGTCCCTATGACAgacctggggctggcagagggtATAACAGCATTGGAAGAGGAGCTGGCTTTGAAAGGATGAGGCGTGGTGCTTATGGTGGAG GTTATGGAGGCTATGATGATTATAATGGCTATAATGATGGCTATGGATTTGGGTCAGATAGATTTGGAAGAG ACCTCAATTACTGTTTTTCAGGAATGTCAGATCACAGATACGGGGATGGTGGCTCTACTTTCCAGAGCACAACAGGACACTGTGTACACATGCGGGGATTACCTTACAGAGCTACTGAGAATGACATTTATAAT TTTTTTTCACCACTCAACCCTGTGAGAGTACATATTGAAATTGGTCCTGATGGCAGAGTAACTGGTGAAGCAGATGTCGAGTTTGCAACTCATGAAGATGCTGTGGCAGCTATGTCAAAAGACAAAGCAAATATGC AACACAGATATGTAGAACTCTTCTTGAATTCTACAGCAGGAGCAAGCGGTGGTGCTTATG CAAACCAATCCAGTTATGGTGGCCCGGCCAGCCAGCAGCTGAGTGGTGGTTATGGAGGCGGCTATGGTGGCCAGAGCAGCATGAGTGGATATG GCAGCCAAGGAGCAGTGAACAGCAGCTACTACAGTAGCGGGAGCCGAACGTCTGTGGGCGTGAACGGAATGGGAGGGATGTCTGGCATGTCCAGTATGAGTGGTGGATGGGGGATGTGA
- the HNRNPH1 gene encoding heterogeneous nuclear ribonucleoprotein H isoform X4, protein MMLGTEGGEGFVVKVRGLPWSCSADEVQRFFSDCKIQNGAQGIRFIYTREGRPSGEAFVELESEDEVKLALKKDRETMGHRYVEVFKSNNVEMDWVLKHTGPNSPDTANDGFVRLRGLPFGCSKEEIVQFFSGLEIVPNGITLPVDFQGRSTGEAFVQFASQEIAEKALKKHKERIGHRYIEIFKSSRAEVRTHYDPPRKLMAMQRPGPYDRPGAGRGYNSIGRGAGFERMRRGAYGGGYGGYDDYNGYNDGYGFGSDRFGRDLNYCFSGMSDHRYGDGGSTFQSTTGHCVHMRGLPYRATENDIYNFFSPLNPVRVHIEIGPDGRVTGEADVEFATHEDAVAAMSKDKANMQHRYVELFLNSTAGASGGAYGSQMMGGMGLSNQSSYGGPASQQLSGGYGGGYGGQSSMSGYGSQGAVNSSYYSSGSRTSVGVNGMGGMSGMSSMSGGWGM, encoded by the exons ATGATGTTGGGCACCGAAGGCGGTGAGGGGTTCGTGGTGAAGGTCCGGGGCTTGCCTTGGTCTTGCTCTGCAGACGAAGTGCAGCGGTTTTTTTCTG ACTGCAAAATTCAAAATGGGGCTCAAGGTATTCGTTTCATCTACACCAGAGAAGGCAGACCGAGTGGCGAGGCTTTTGTTGAACTTGAATCAGAAGATGAAGTCAAATTGGCCctgaaaaaagacagagaaactatGGGACACAGATATGTTGAAG TATTCAAGTCAAACAACGTTGAAATGGATTGGGTGTTGAAGCATACTGGTCCAAATAGTCCTGACACGGCCAATGATGGCTTTGTACGGCTTAGAGGACTCCCCTTTGGATGTAGCAAGGAAGAAATTGTTCAGTTCTTCTCAG GGTTGGAAATCGTGCCAAATGGGATAACATTGCCGGTGGACTTCCAGGGGAGGAGTACGGGGGAGGCCTTCGTGCAGTTTGCTTCACAGGAAATAGCTGAAAAGGCTCTAAAGAAACACAAGGAAAGAATAGGGCACAG GTATATCGAAATCTTTAAGAGCAGTCGAGCTGAAGTTAGAACTCACTATGATCCACCACGAAAACTTATGGCCATGCAGCGACCAGGTCCCTATGACAgacctggggctggcagagggtATAACAGCATTGGAAGAGGAGCTGGCTTTGAAAGGATGAGGCGTGGTGCTTATGGTGGAG GTTATGGAGGCTATGATGATTATAATGGCTATAATGATGGCTATGGATTTGGGTCAGATAGATTTGGAAGAG ACCTCAATTACTGTTTTTCAGGAATGTCAGATCACAGATACGGGGATGGTGGCTCTACTTTCCAGAGCACAACAGGACACTGTGTACACATGCGGGGATTACCTTACAGAGCTACTGAGAATGACATTTATAAT TTTTTTTCACCACTCAACCCTGTGAGAGTACATATTGAAATTGGTCCTGATGGCAGAGTAACTGGTGAAGCAGATGTCGAGTTTGCAACTCATGAAGATGCTGTGGCAGCTATGTCAAAAGACAAAGCAAATATGC AACACAGATATGTAGAACTCTTCTTGAATTCTACAGCAGGAGCAAGCGGTGGTGCTTATGGTAGCCAAATGATGGGAGGCATGGGCTTGT CAAACCAATCCAGTTATGGTGGCCCGGCCAGCCAGCAGCTGAGTGGTGGTTATGGAGGCGGCTATGGTGGCCAGAGCAGCATGAGTGGATATG GCAGCCAAGGAGCAGTGAACAGCAGCTACTACAGTAGCGGGAGCCGAACGTCTGTGGGCGTGAACGGAATGGGAGGGATGTCTGGCATGTCCAGTATGAGTGGTGGATGGGGGATGTGA
- the HNRNPH1 gene encoding heterogeneous nuclear ribonucleoprotein H isoform X5, which translates to MMLGTEGGEGFVVKVRGLPWSCSADEVQRFFSDCKIQNGAQGIRFIYTREGRPSGEAFVELESEDEVKLALKKDRETMGHRYVEVFKSNNVEMDWVLKHTGPNSPDTANDGFVRLRGLPFGCSKEEIVQFFSGLEIVPNGITLPVDFQGRSTGEAFVQFASQEIAEKALKKHKERIGHRYIEIFKSSRAEVRTHYDPPRKLMAMQRPGPYDRPGAGRGYNSIGRGAGFERMRRGAYGGGYGGYDDYNGYNDGYGFGSDRFGRDLNYCFSGMSDHRYGDGGSTFQSTTGHCVHMRGLPYRATENDIYNFFSPLNPVRVHIEIGPDGRVTGEADVEFATHEDAVAAMSKDKANMQHRYVELFLNSTAGASGGAYEHRYVELFLNSTAGASGGAYGSQMMGGMGLSNQSSYGGPASQQLSGGYGGGYGGQSSMSGYDQVLQENSSDFQSNIA; encoded by the exons ATGATGTTGGGCACCGAAGGCGGTGAGGGGTTCGTGGTGAAGGTCCGGGGCTTGCCTTGGTCTTGCTCTGCAGACGAAGTGCAGCGGTTTTTTTCTG ACTGCAAAATTCAAAATGGGGCTCAAGGTATTCGTTTCATCTACACCAGAGAAGGCAGACCGAGTGGCGAGGCTTTTGTTGAACTTGAATCAGAAGATGAAGTCAAATTGGCCctgaaaaaagacagagaaactatGGGACACAGATATGTTGAAG TATTCAAGTCAAACAACGTTGAAATGGATTGGGTGTTGAAGCATACTGGTCCAAATAGTCCTGACACGGCCAATGATGGCTTTGTACGGCTTAGAGGACTCCCCTTTGGATGTAGCAAGGAAGAAATTGTTCAGTTCTTCTCAG GGTTGGAAATCGTGCCAAATGGGATAACATTGCCGGTGGACTTCCAGGGGAGGAGTACGGGGGAGGCCTTCGTGCAGTTTGCTTCACAGGAAATAGCTGAAAAGGCTCTAAAGAAACACAAGGAAAGAATAGGGCACAG GTATATCGAAATCTTTAAGAGCAGTCGAGCTGAAGTTAGAACTCACTATGATCCACCACGAAAACTTATGGCCATGCAGCGACCAGGTCCCTATGACAgacctggggctggcagagggtATAACAGCATTGGAAGAGGAGCTGGCTTTGAAAGGATGAGGCGTGGTGCTTATGGTGGAG GTTATGGAGGCTATGATGATTATAATGGCTATAATGATGGCTATGGATTTGGGTCAGATAGATTTGGAAGAG ACCTCAATTACTGTTTTTCAGGAATGTCAGATCACAGATACGGGGATGGTGGCTCTACTTTCCAGAGCACAACAGGACACTGTGTACACATGCGGGGATTACCTTACAGAGCTACTGAGAATGACATTTATAAT TTTTTTTCACCACTCAACCCTGTGAGAGTACATATTGAAATTGGTCCTGATGGCAGAGTAACTGGTGAAGCAGATGTCGAGTTTGCAACTCATGAAGATGCTGTGGCAGCTATGTCAAAAGACAAAGCAAATATGC aaCACAGATATGTAGAACTCTTCTTGAATTCTACAGCAGGAGCAAGCGGTGGTGCTTACG AACACAGATATGTAGAACTCTTCTTGAATTCTACAGCAGGAGCAAGCGGTGGTGCTTATGGTAGCCAAATGATGGGAGGCATGGGCTTGT CAAACCAATCCAGTTATGGTGGCCCGGCCAGCCAGCAGCTGAGTGGTGGTTATGGAGGCGGCTATGGTGGCCAGAGCAGCATGAGTGGATATG ACCAAGTTTTACAGGAAAACTCCAGTGATTTTCAATCAAACATTGCATag
- the HNRNPH1 gene encoding heterogeneous nuclear ribonucleoprotein H isoform X7: protein MMLGTEGGEGFVVKVRGLPWSCSADEVQRFFSDCKIQNGAQGIRFIYTREGRPSGEAFVELESEDEVKLALKKDRETMGHRYVEVFKSNNVEMDWVLKHTGPNSPDTANDGFVRLRGLPFGCSKEEIVQFFSGLEIVPNGITLPVDFQGRSTGEAFVQFASQEIAEKALKKHKERIGHRYIEIFKSSRAEVRTHYDPPRKLMAMQRPGPYDRPGAGRGYNSIGRGAGFERMRRGAYGGGYGGYDDYNGYNDGYGFGSDRFGRDLNYCFSGMSDHRYGDGGSTFQSTTGHCVHMRGLPYRATENDIYNFFSPLNPVRVHIEIGPDGRVTGEADVEFATHEDAVAAMSKDKANMQHRYVELFLNSTAGASGGAYEHRYVELFLNSTAGASGGAYANQSSYGGPASQQLSGGYGGGYGGQSSMSGYDQVLQENSSDFQSNIA, encoded by the exons ATGATGTTGGGCACCGAAGGCGGTGAGGGGTTCGTGGTGAAGGTCCGGGGCTTGCCTTGGTCTTGCTCTGCAGACGAAGTGCAGCGGTTTTTTTCTG ACTGCAAAATTCAAAATGGGGCTCAAGGTATTCGTTTCATCTACACCAGAGAAGGCAGACCGAGTGGCGAGGCTTTTGTTGAACTTGAATCAGAAGATGAAGTCAAATTGGCCctgaaaaaagacagagaaactatGGGACACAGATATGTTGAAG TATTCAAGTCAAACAACGTTGAAATGGATTGGGTGTTGAAGCATACTGGTCCAAATAGTCCTGACACGGCCAATGATGGCTTTGTACGGCTTAGAGGACTCCCCTTTGGATGTAGCAAGGAAGAAATTGTTCAGTTCTTCTCAG GGTTGGAAATCGTGCCAAATGGGATAACATTGCCGGTGGACTTCCAGGGGAGGAGTACGGGGGAGGCCTTCGTGCAGTTTGCTTCACAGGAAATAGCTGAAAAGGCTCTAAAGAAACACAAGGAAAGAATAGGGCACAG GTATATCGAAATCTTTAAGAGCAGTCGAGCTGAAGTTAGAACTCACTATGATCCACCACGAAAACTTATGGCCATGCAGCGACCAGGTCCCTATGACAgacctggggctggcagagggtATAACAGCATTGGAAGAGGAGCTGGCTTTGAAAGGATGAGGCGTGGTGCTTATGGTGGAG GTTATGGAGGCTATGATGATTATAATGGCTATAATGATGGCTATGGATTTGGGTCAGATAGATTTGGAAGAG ACCTCAATTACTGTTTTTCAGGAATGTCAGATCACAGATACGGGGATGGTGGCTCTACTTTCCAGAGCACAACAGGACACTGTGTACACATGCGGGGATTACCTTACAGAGCTACTGAGAATGACATTTATAAT TTTTTTTCACCACTCAACCCTGTGAGAGTACATATTGAAATTGGTCCTGATGGCAGAGTAACTGGTGAAGCAGATGTCGAGTTTGCAACTCATGAAGATGCTGTGGCAGCTATGTCAAAAGACAAAGCAAATATGC aaCACAGATATGTAGAACTCTTCTTGAATTCTACAGCAGGAGCAAGCGGTGGTGCTTACG AACACAGATATGTAGAACTCTTCTTGAATTCTACAGCAGGAGCAAGCGGTGGTGCTTATG CAAACCAATCCAGTTATGGTGGCCCGGCCAGCCAGCAGCTGAGTGGTGGTTATGGAGGCGGCTATGGTGGCCAGAGCAGCATGAGTGGATATG ACCAAGTTTTACAGGAAAACTCCAGTGATTTTCAATCAAACATTGCATag